Proteins co-encoded in one uncultured Bacteroides sp. genomic window:
- a CDS encoding glycosyltransferase family protein: protein MKFMFIVQGEGRGHFTQAITLEEMLLKNGHEVVEVLVGKSSSRSLPGFFNRTIKAPVKRFISPNFLPTAQNKRVSLGRSVAYNLLQLPAYINSMFYIKQRIQESGADVVINFYELLTGLTYAFLRPRIPYVCIGHQYLFLHKDFEFPKKNPLSLFMLRFFTRLTSLGASKKLALSFNPMEDDNNITVIPPLLRREVLSIQAEQGDYIHGYMVNAGYADQVISYNKEHPDQAMHFFWDKPDMPEEMKVGDNLFFHALNDVDFLKYMSRCKAYASTAGFESICEAMYIGKPVMMVPVHIEQDCNAYDAARAGAGIVDDSFNLDNLIEFSKEYVPNRSFTYWVNSCERALIDELEGNIDQHTIFAIPALSNYF from the coding sequence ATGAAATTTATGTTTATTGTTCAGGGAGAGGGCAGAGGTCACTTCACTCAGGCCATAACACTGGAAGAAATGTTATTGAAAAACGGGCACGAAGTGGTAGAGGTACTTGTAGGAAAAAGTTCTTCCCGTTCGCTTCCCGGCTTTTTTAACCGGACCATAAAAGCTCCGGTTAAACGGTTTATCAGTCCCAATTTTCTACCTACCGCACAAAACAAAAGAGTCTCTTTGGGTAGGAGTGTAGCTTATAATTTATTGCAACTGCCTGCATACATAAATAGTATGTTTTACATAAAGCAACGCATACAAGAATCCGGCGCCGACGTGGTTATTAACTTCTACGAACTTCTAACCGGACTCACTTACGCATTTCTGCGTCCCCGGATTCCTTATGTGTGCATTGGTCATCAATACTTGTTCCTTCATAAGGACTTTGAGTTTCCAAAGAAGAATCCGTTAAGTCTCTTTATGCTGCGTTTCTTTACACGGCTTACGAGTCTTGGCGCATCAAAGAAACTTGCACTTTCTTTTAATCCAATGGAGGATGATAATAATATAACGGTTATTCCACCACTTTTGCGAAGAGAAGTTCTCTCTATTCAAGCAGAGCAAGGCGATTATATTCACGGATATATGGTGAATGCAGGTTATGCAGATCAGGTTATTTCCTATAATAAAGAGCATCCCGACCAGGCAATGCACTTTTTCTGGGACAAACCAGATATGCCGGAGGAAATGAAAGTAGGTGATAACCTTTTCTTTCATGCGCTTAACGATGTGGATTTCCTTAAATATATGAGCCGATGCAAAGCCTATGCAAGTACGGCCGGATTTGAATCTATTTGTGAAGCAATGTATATAGGTAAGCCGGTAATGATGGTTCCCGTGCACATTGAGCAGGATTGCAATGCTTACGATGCCGCCCGTGCCGGAGCAGGTATAGTAGATGATTCTTTTAATCTGGATAACCTGATTGAATTCTCAAAGGAATACGTTCCCAACCGTTCTTTTACCTATTGGGTAAATAGTTGTGAAAGAGCGCTCATAGATGAGTTGGAAGGAAATATAGATCAACATACAATTTTTGCCATTCCGGCATTATCAAATTATTTTTAG
- the trxA gene encoding thioredoxin, whose translation MEKFNDVIKSNEPVLVDFFAEWCGPCKMMEPILEDLKKQIGDSARIIKIDVDQDEELANKYRIQSVPTLMIFKNGEPVWRQSGIMQAADIKEVIEKYK comes from the coding sequence ATGGAAAAATTCAATGATGTAATTAAAAGCAATGAACCTGTTTTAGTTGACTTCTTTGCAGAATGGTGCGGCCCCTGCAAAATGATGGAACCCATCCTCGAGGATCTAAAAAAACAAATAGGAGATTCTGCCCGGATCATTAAAATTGATGTGGATCAGGATGAAGAACTAGCAAACAAATATCGCATTCAGTCGGTCCCTACTCTGATGATCTTTAAAAATGGCGAACCGGTATGGAGGCAATCGGGAATAATGCAAGCAGCAGATATAAAAGAGGTGATCGAAAAATACAAATAA
- a CDS encoding XRE family transcriptional regulator, producing MEEVFSKRLKSARVMQGLSMDALCVRMDNIISKQSISKYETGKMMPDSTVLIALANALQVSVDYLFRPFKTDLQSVEFRKKSKLKITALDSIKEKVRDSVERYLEIENILNMDSQFKINFSNVTVQCADDVKNLVVRLRKEWNLGEDAISYVLSLLEENEIKVIELDAPAGFDGLSGWVNQSYPVIVLNKNFPAERKRFTALHELGHLLLSFDPIISASEQESLCHLFASEMLLPSNQFIKLLGASRKDISLQELIDLQMQYGISIDALMYKAKELNIISEQRCKTYFIKKNTTPKFKDDANESRFPIETSYRFRRLIYRAIACEIISLSKASVLLNAPIQELKLSLNLV from the coding sequence ATGGAAGAAGTATTTTCTAAGAGATTAAAAAGTGCCCGGGTAATGCAAGGACTCTCTATGGATGCATTATGTGTCCGTATGGATAACATTATATCCAAACAATCCATTTCTAAATACGAAACTGGAAAGATGATGCCGGACAGTACTGTATTGATAGCTTTGGCAAATGCTTTACAAGTTAGCGTGGACTATCTGTTCCGTCCTTTCAAAACTGACTTGCAATCTGTTGAATTCAGAAAAAAGAGCAAACTAAAAATTACGGCACTAGATAGTATTAAAGAGAAGGTCCGGGATTCCGTGGAACGTTATCTGGAAATTGAGAATATATTAAATATGGATTCTCAGTTCAAAATTAATTTCTCAAATGTAACTGTTCAATGTGCTGATGACGTAAAAAATCTGGTTGTTCGTCTTCGGAAAGAATGGAATCTGGGAGAAGATGCTATTAGCTATGTTTTAAGTCTATTGGAAGAGAATGAAATAAAAGTAATTGAGCTGGATGCTCCTGCCGGGTTTGATGGTTTAAGTGGTTGGGTGAATCAATCTTATCCTGTTATTGTATTAAATAAGAATTTTCCTGCTGAAAGAAAACGTTTCACTGCTTTACACGAATTAGGACATCTTCTACTCTCTTTCGATCCGATTATTTCGGCCAGTGAGCAGGAAAGTTTATGCCATCTGTTTGCAAGTGAAATGTTGCTACCTTCTAATCAGTTTATAAAACTTCTCGGAGCTTCGCGTAAAGACATCTCATTACAGGAATTGATTGATCTGCAGATGCAATACGGTATATCAATTGATGCTCTTATGTACAAAGCAAAAGAGTTGAATATAATCAGTGAACAACGATGCAAAACTTATTTCATTAAAAAGAATACTACTCCGAAGTTTAAGGATGATGCTAATGAAAGCAGATTTCCTATAGAAACGTCGTATCGTTTCCGTCGTTTAATCTACAGAGCCATTGCCTGTGAAATTATTTCATTATCAAAAGCATCTGTATTACTTAATGCTCCGATTCAAGAATTGAAATTGTCACTTAACTTAGTGTAA
- a CDS encoding CBS domain-containing protein: MNSLTTFYLSRVIGKKVFDTNGGFVGIVKDLLIDSDYANQAIERPLVKGIMIKCSGKIAFYSFEYFNVEKINSKIKVSCTQLVELPQKNIDNDLYLASVVLDKQIVDLNGRKLVRVNDIRLVSIANGTFAVAVDIGIEGLLRRIGIAKPLKIVLSYFNVSIPAKFILWEDVEAIDFSNLNIKLSKSHSKLQTLHPSDLADIIEDLGKKTSAEVFLSLDEEKAADVLEELEADAQIHIIESLSIEKAADVLDKMPADEVADILNALEEEKAELLLNEMEKKTSEEVRELLDYPEDSVGSIMATEILSFSKDRTIDEVINELRDKKPEAATLYNLFVTDEKEILIATFSLRDVVVSPPNAKISEIMKPSPVCLRDNQDIDEIAEIVSKYNLLAIPVVDDDNVLQGMVVIDDVIEDLINKRRTNK; this comes from the coding sequence ATGAATTCTTTGACCACGTTTTATTTAAGCCGTGTCATTGGTAAAAAGGTGTTTGACACCAATGGCGGATTTGTAGGTATCGTTAAGGATTTATTAATCGATTCCGATTATGCAAATCAAGCTATAGAACGCCCGCTTGTTAAGGGCATCATGATCAAATGCTCCGGTAAAATAGCATTTTACTCTTTTGAATACTTCAATGTTGAGAAAATTAATAGTAAAATTAAAGTCAGTTGTACTCAACTTGTTGAATTACCCCAGAAAAATATAGATAACGACCTCTATCTGGCCAGTGTGGTACTCGATAAACAAATCGTTGACCTTAACGGGCGAAAGCTGGTACGAGTTAATGATATACGCCTGGTTTCAATAGCCAACGGAACTTTTGCCGTAGCAGTAGATATAGGTATTGAAGGTCTATTGAGAAGAATCGGCATTGCAAAACCACTTAAAATCGTTTTATCGTATTTCAATGTCAGCATTCCTGCTAAATTCATTCTCTGGGAAGATGTAGAGGCTATTGACTTTTCAAATCTGAATATAAAGCTGTCCAAAAGTCATTCTAAACTTCAGACTCTCCACCCTTCTGATTTAGCCGACATTATTGAGGACTTAGGCAAGAAAACCAGTGCTGAGGTCTTTTTATCTCTGGATGAAGAAAAAGCAGCCGACGTACTTGAAGAACTGGAAGCTGATGCTCAGATTCATATTATAGAAAGTCTTTCAATAGAAAAAGCTGCTGACGTGCTCGATAAAATGCCAGCCGATGAGGTGGCAGATATTTTAAATGCTTTGGAAGAAGAAAAGGCAGAACTCCTTCTTAATGAAATGGAGAAAAAAACATCCGAAGAAGTCAGGGAACTGCTTGATTATCCCGAAGACTCAGTGGGTAGTATCATGGCCACCGAAATTCTTTCATTTTCTAAAGACAGAACCATTGATGAGGTCATTAATGAACTAAGAGATAAAAAACCGGAAGCTGCGACTTTATACAACCTCTTCGTTACTGACGAGAAAGAAATATTAATTGCAACCTTTTCATTAAGGGATGTAGTTGTGTCTCCGCCAAATGCGAAAATCAGCGAAATAATGAAGCCTTCACCTGTATGTCTGCGCGATAATCAGGACATTGATGAGATTGCCGAAATCGTTTCTAAGTATAACTTGCTTGCAATACCAGTTGTCGACGATGACAATGTATTACAGGGTATGGTCGTGATTGACGACGTAATAGAAGACTTAATCAACAAACGCAGAACAAACAAATAA
- a CDS encoding NADH peroxidase, protein MKKFRCTVCGYVHEGDSAPEKCPLCKAPASKFVEIEESAEALSFADEHVVGVAKGCDEEMIKDLNAHFMGECTEVGMYLAMSRQADREGYPEVAEAYKRIAWEEAEHASKFAELLGDVLSDTKTNLKMRKDAEQGACADKKRIATRAKQLNLDAIHDTVHEMCRDEARHGKVFEALYNRYFK, encoded by the coding sequence ATGAAAAAATTTAGATGTACAGTATGTGGCTATGTTCATGAAGGTGATTCTGCTCCTGAAAAATGTCCGTTATGTAAAGCTCCTGCCAGTAAATTTGTAGAAATAGAAGAGAGCGCTGAAGCATTATCTTTTGCAGACGAACATGTGGTTGGCGTAGCTAAAGGCTGTGACGAAGAGATGATTAAGGATTTAAATGCTCATTTCATGGGCGAATGCACTGAAGTTGGTATGTATCTTGCAATGAGTCGTCAGGCCGATCGTGAAGGTTATCCTGAAGTAGCTGAAGCTTACAAGAGAATTGCCTGGGAAGAAGCTGAACACGCTTCTAAGTTTGCAGAACTACTGGGTGATGTTTTATCTGATACCAAAACAAATCTGAAGATGCGTAAAGATGCAGAACAGGGTGCTTGTGCAGACAAAAAACGTATTGCAACACGTGCAAAACAATTGAATCTGGATGCTATTCACGATACTGTTCACGAAATGTGCAGAGATGAGGCTCGTCACGGAAAAGTATTTGAAGCTTTATATAACAGATATTTCAAATAA
- a CDS encoding nitrous oxide-stimulated promoter family protein, with translation MDKITYEKKIMGKMIGLYCRLNHREDVLCAECKELFDYAALRLDKCRYGQKKGACAKCSTHCYKPAMREKIKKVMRFSGPRMLLYHPLDAFRHLLGK, from the coding sequence ATGGATAAAATAACTTATGAGAAGAAAATTATGGGAAAGATGATTGGGCTATATTGCCGGCTGAATCATCGGGAGGATGTACTTTGTGCTGAATGCAAAGAACTGTTCGACTATGCTGCTTTACGGTTAGATAAATGCAGATACGGGCAGAAGAAAGGTGCTTGCGCCAAATGCTCTACTCATTGTTACAAGCCTGCGATGCGAGAAAAAATAAAGAAAGTGATGAGATTCTCCGGTCCCCGGATGCTTCTCTATCACCCCCTTGATGCTTTTCGTCATTTATTGGGTAAATAA
- a CDS encoding transcriptional repressor yields the protein MKTYDKLVSFNIKPSVQRIAIMDYLLTHRTHPSADVVYSDLSGTMPTLSKTTVYNTLKLLAEHGAALMLTIDENNVCFDGDTSPHSHFLCKKCGKIFDLPMPSTVKDVMQMESDGHIITELHYYYKGICRYCLNN from the coding sequence ATGAAAACATATGATAAATTAGTCTCGTTCAACATTAAGCCTTCTGTTCAAAGAATTGCAATAATGGATTACTTGTTGACTCATCGCACACATCCGTCAGCAGATGTAGTTTATTCTGATTTGAGTGGAACAATGCCAACCTTGTCCAAGACAACAGTTTATAACACGTTAAAACTTTTGGCGGAACATGGTGCAGCTTTGATGCTTACCATTGACGAAAACAATGTATGTTTTGACGGAGATACGTCCCCTCACTCACACTTCTTATGTAAGAAGTGTGGGAAGATATTTGATTTGCCAATGCCTTCAACTGTGAAAGATGTGATGCAAATGGAATCCGATGGGCATATTATAACTGAATTGCACTACTATTATAAAGGCATTTGTAGATATTGCCTGAATAATTAA
- a CDS encoding UDP-2,3-diacylglucosamine diphosphatase yields MQLRTYYPTVVLSDIHLGTPHSKKEEVSNFLKSIKCDKLILNGDIIDGWHFSKEGLSKLRLKHIQFFKDIMKMMENFGTEVIYIRGNHDDFLDNVATRTLDNIKIVKDYIYESHGKRYYVTHGDVFDSITSRMKWLAKLGDLGYSLLLLLNEKYNNHRIKHGKPYYSFSKVIKQKFKSAVSFMSNFEKKLISLARTKQCDGVICGHIHHPENRYYEDIHYLNSGDWVESLSALVEDEKGNWRVHHYYGEVLVPMN; encoded by the coding sequence ATGCAATTACGAACTTATTATCCTACTGTGGTTCTCTCTGACATTCATTTAGGTACTCCTCATTCAAAAAAAGAAGAGGTGAGTAATTTTCTGAAATCCATTAAATGTGATAAGCTAATTCTTAACGGAGATATTATCGATGGATGGCATTTTAGTAAAGAGGGGCTTAGCAAATTAAGGCTAAAGCATATTCAGTTCTTTAAGGACATCATGAAAATGATGGAGAATTTTGGTACTGAAGTTATTTATATTAGGGGAAATCACGACGACTTTCTTGATAATGTAGCTACACGTACTCTCGATAATATCAAAATCGTAAAAGATTATATTTACGAAAGTCATGGTAAGCGCTATTATGTTACTCATGGAGATGTATTTGATTCAATAACTTCACGAATGAAATGGCTGGCCAAACTGGGAGATTTAGGTTATTCCCTGCTTCTTTTGCTAAACGAAAAATATAATAATCACAGAATAAAACACGGCAAACCTTATTATTCTTTTTCAAAGGTTATTAAACAGAAATTCAAGTCGGCAGTTTCTTTTATGTCCAACTTTGAAAAGAAACTCATATCTCTTGCTCGGACAAAGCAATGCGATGGTGTAATTTGTGGCCATATTCACCATCCGGAAAACAGATACTACGAAGATATTCATTATCTTAACTCGGGCGATTGGGTAGAATCGTTATCAGCCTTGGTCGAGGATGAAAAGGGAAACTGGAGAGTGCATCACTACTACGGCGAAGTACTGGTACCGATGAATTAG
- a CDS encoding ATP-binding protein has product MIQKEFLQEILKQQKEHLAHRDVGMLRDGLGSLPDIDNYALIVSGVRRCGKSTLLYQLLKKSHTKTLYINFDDPRLYDFELSDFQKLDALIKESENNVLMFDEIQIIKGWERYVRQKLDENYKIFVTGSNASLLSRELGTSLTGRHITTELFPFSYHEFCLFKHLEANKESVIEYMRNGGFPEFLKTSSEEILANLLDDILIRDIAVRYGIKDTRGLKRLTIYLLSNIGNLTSANKLREPSGLNSTTTVLEYLSHLEQSYLISLVPMFDYSLKKQAINPKKIYAIDLGLVNANVSKIKGDEGHKLENMVYNKLRSKFKEIYYHKGKVECDFIVLDKGTITQAIQVCLQLDTDNKEREFAGLIDALKKYHLSEGIIVTLSQDDIFEIDGFTIRLVPSFQFFNS; this is encoded by the coding sequence ATGATTCAAAAGGAATTTCTTCAGGAGATATTGAAACAGCAAAAGGAGCATCTGGCTCATAGAGATGTTGGAATGTTGCGGGACGGATTAGGCTCTTTGCCTGATATTGATAACTATGCACTGATTGTATCTGGTGTGCGTAGATGCGGTAAGAGTACATTACTTTATCAACTCTTAAAAAAAAGTCATACTAAAACATTGTATATCAACTTTGATGATCCTCGGCTATACGATTTTGAACTTTCAGACTTTCAAAAATTAGACGCTCTGATTAAAGAATCAGAAAACAACGTCCTCATGTTTGACGAAATTCAAATTATAAAGGGATGGGAAAGATATGTACGACAAAAGCTGGATGAAAACTATAAGATATTTGTTACCGGGTCTAATGCGTCTCTGCTTAGTCGCGAGTTGGGAACAAGTCTTACAGGAAGGCACATTACTACTGAACTATTTCCATTCTCTTACCATGAGTTCTGTCTATTCAAGCATCTGGAAGCAAACAAAGAATCGGTGATTGAATATATGCGTAACGGGGGATTTCCAGAGTTTCTAAAAACTTCGTCTGAAGAGATTCTGGCTAATTTATTAGATGATATTCTTATTCGTGACATTGCAGTGAGATATGGCATCAAAGACACAAGAGGTTTAAAACGTCTTACAATTTATCTTCTTTCAAACATTGGCAATCTTACCTCTGCAAATAAACTTCGTGAGCCATCCGGTTTAAACTCTACAACTACTGTTTTAGAGTATCTATCTCATCTGGAACAAAGTTACCTGATCAGCCTTGTTCCTATGTTTGATTATTCATTAAAAAAGCAGGCTATTAATCCGAAAAAAATTTATGCTATTGATCTGGGGTTAGTCAATGCAAATGTAAGCAAGATAAAGGGAGACGAAGGGCACAAACTCGAAAATATGGTTTACAATAAACTTCGCTCGAAATTCAAAGAGATTTATTATCACAAAGGTAAAGTAGAATGTGATTTTATTGTTCTTGATAAAGGTACAATTACCCAAGCCATACAAGTTTGTCTGCAACTGGATACAGACAACAAGGAACGAGAGTTTGCCGGATTAATAGATGCTCTTAAAAAATATCATTTATCTGAAGGAATAATTGTTACTTTATCACAGGATGATATTTTTGAGATAGATGGCTTTACTATTCGGTTAGTACCAAGCTTTCAGTTTTTTAATTCGTAA
- a CDS encoding HU family DNA-binding protein, whose translation MAATYDLRENPNPKKDGKQQPLHPRIVSKGTIPSRELLEEISSGTTFNVGELEGALSALAERMAFHLKNGYRVELGNLGYFSAKLKARPVMEKDEIRSASVEFDNVNFRASAWFKKHTRGTVERSNRGFQASAQLSEEERRSLLEKYLDENTFITRRDYTFLTGLLKNNAMKDLKEFVNQGILVSSGRLNQMIFLRAPKK comes from the coding sequence ATGGCAGCTACCTATGATTTGAGAGAGAACCCAAACCCGAAAAAAGACGGAAAGCAACAACCATTACACCCACGCATTGTATCAAAAGGAACCATCCCTTCACGGGAGCTACTGGAGGAAATATCCTCGGGAACTACTTTTAATGTTGGTGAATTGGAAGGAGCACTTAGCGCACTGGCCGAAAGAATGGCGTTTCACCTGAAGAACGGATATCGTGTGGAATTGGGAAATCTTGGCTATTTCTCTGCTAAACTTAAAGCACGTCCGGTTATGGAGAAGGATGAAATACGGTCGGCCTCTGTTGAATTTGACAATGTAAACTTTCGTGCTTCGGCCTGGTTCAAGAAACACACCCGCGGAACGGTGGAACGTTCTAACAGAGGGTTTCAAGCCTCGGCTCAACTCAGCGAAGAAGAACGAAGAAGTCTGCTGGAAAAATATCTGGACGAGAATACTTTCATTACCCGCAGAGATTATACTTTCCTCACCGGATTACTAAAGAATAATGCAATGAAGGACTTGAAAGAGTTTGTGAATCAAGGAATCTTAGTTTCAAGTGGTCGCCTGAACCAAATGATTTTTCTTCGGGCTCCGAAGAAATAA
- a CDS encoding Nramp family divalent metal transporter: MFKNKKNFFGQLAMFLAILGPGIITGSVDNDAGGITTYSVAGAVYGYNLIWTLIPSFIVLLVIQEMNARMGIVTGKGLADLIRENAGVKITFFIFIGLLIADIGNTTTEFAGVAGSMEVFGVSKYISVPIVGIMVWLLVVKGTYQIAERIFLLFSLSLLMYVVSAIMGKPHWEEIGHSIVHPQMEMNTKSLAMIIGIIGTTIAPWMQFYMQSSVIEKGLTMKNYKYSLIDIVVGCIATVVVAFFIIVACASTLHTNGIQINEAKDAALALKPLAGELSSQLFAFGLFIASIFSATILPLATAFYVCEAFGFEAGIDKDWDEAKEFYILYTGILILSVVIILMPNAPLIAISLWSQVINGMLLPVVLICMILLVNNKKIMGKYVNKPVNNIIGWGAVITLIILSAILLLLPLFNK, translated from the coding sequence ATGTTTAAAAATAAAAAGAATTTTTTTGGCCAGCTGGCAATGTTTCTGGCTATTCTGGGACCGGGAATAATTACAGGAAGTGTTGATAATGATGCTGGCGGAATTACCACCTATTCCGTTGCAGGTGCAGTTTACGGTTATAATCTTATATGGACGCTTATACCCTCATTTATAGTACTTTTAGTTATTCAGGAAATGAATGCCCGTATGGGTATTGTTACCGGTAAAGGACTTGCCGACCTGATTCGTGAGAATGCAGGTGTAAAGATTACCTTCTTTATTTTCATCGGTCTGCTTATTGCCGACATTGGCAATACCACAACTGAATTTGCCGGAGTTGCCGGCAGTATGGAAGTCTTTGGTGTAAGCAAATATATTTCAGTCCCCATTGTCGGAATCATGGTCTGGCTGCTGGTAGTCAAAGGTACTTATCAGATAGCCGAGCGCATCTTTCTACTTTTCAGTCTTTCGTTATTGATGTACGTCGTATCGGCCATTATGGGAAAACCTCACTGGGAAGAGATTGGACATTCTATTGTTCATCCTCAAATGGAAATGAACACCAAAAGCCTTGCCATGATAATTGGTATCATAGGTACAACGATTGCTCCCTGGATGCAGTTTTATATGCAGTCGTCTGTTATTGAAAAGGGGCTGACCATGAAGAACTACAAGTATTCGCTCATTGATATTGTTGTAGGCTGCATTGCCACTGTAGTTGTTGCTTTCTTTATTATTGTAGCCTGTGCCTCTACATTACATACAAACGGAATACAGATAAATGAAGCAAAAGATGCAGCTTTAGCCTTGAAACCGCTAGCCGGAGAACTTTCTTCCCAATTATTTGCATTTGGCCTTTTCATCGCATCAATCTTCTCGGCAACAATCTTACCATTGGCAACTGCATTCTACGTGTGTGAAGCATTTGGGTTTGAAGCCGGTATTGACAAAGACTGGGATGAGGCAAAAGAGTTTTATATTCTCTACACAGGAATTCTGATACTATCTGTTGTAATCATTTTAATGCCTAATGCACCGCTTATCGCTATTTCATTGTGGTCGCAGGTTATTAATGGTATGCTTCTTCCTGTTGTTTTGATATGTATGATTTTGCTAGTCAACAACAAAAAGATCATGGGTAAATATGTAAATAAACCAGTTAATAATATTATTGGCTGGGGTGCGGTGATAACTCTGATTATTCTATCAGCAATACTTCTTTTATTACCATTATTTAATAAATAA
- the trxA gene encoding thioredoxin yields the protein MKRILLLVALLMAGIITYTFAYSQGDEKNKPEKGVVIQMNGDLFLKDITDYNNIKEWKFKGDKPVVIDFYADWCGPCRLVAPLMKELAKEYEDKIIIYRVNVDNEKELATALNIQSLPTILFIPRKGEPQAIIGSASKDTFKQAIEEVLLKKPAK from the coding sequence ATGAAGAGAATCCTATTATTAGTGGCTCTGTTAATGGCAGGTATTATAACGTATACTTTTGCTTATTCTCAGGGAGACGAGAAAAATAAGCCCGAAAAAGGAGTGGTAATCCAGATGAATGGAGATTTGTTTCTGAAAGACATTACAGATTACAACAATATCAAGGAGTGGAAATTCAAAGGAGATAAGCCAGTGGTGATTGACTTTTACGCCGACTGGTGCGGTCCCTGCAGGCTGGTGGCTCCTCTGATGAAAGAACTGGCAAAAGAGTATGAGGATAAAATAATAATCTATAGAGTCAATGTAGACAATGAAAAGGAACTGGCCACAGCACTTAACATTCAAAGTCTGCCTACAATCTTGTTTATTCCCAGGAAAGGTGAGCCTCAGGCAATCATTGGCTCGGCTAGCAAAGATACTTTTAAACAGGCTATCGAAGAGGTTCTCCTGAAAAAACCTGCAAAATAG
- a CDS encoding UDP-2,3-diacylglucosamine diphosphatase, with the protein MQLRTYYPTVVLSDIHLGTPHSKTEEVSNFLKSINCDKLILNGDIIDGWHLQKNGLNKWKPKHTQFFKVIMKMMENFGTEVIYVRGNHDDFLDNLAPLTLYNISIVKDYIYESHGKRYYVTHGDVFDSVTTQMKWLAKLGDVGYSALLWLNKIYNARRVKQGKPYYSLSQSIKQKVKSAVSYISDFEKELVDLARIKRCNGIICGHIHHPENTYYKEIHYLNSGDWVETLSALVEDKDGNWSIRYYEGALMQNDMNSVIDEINIAS; encoded by the coding sequence ATGCAATTACGAACTTATTACCCTACAGTTGTCCTATCGGACATTCACTTGGGAACTCCTCATTCCAAGACAGAGGAGGTGAGCAATTTCCTGAAATCAATCAATTGTGATAAACTGATTCTGAACGGAGACATTATTGATGGATGGCATTTGCAGAAAAACGGACTGAATAAATGGAAGCCAAAGCATACTCAGTTCTTTAAGGTAATCATGAAAATGATGGAGAACTTTGGCACTGAAGTAATCTATGTTCGCGGTAATCACGATGACTTTCTTGATAATCTGGCTCCGCTTACCCTTTACAACATCAGCATAGTAAAAGATTATATTTACGAAAGTCACGGCAAACGATATTATGTTACTCATGGCGATGTATTCGATTCTGTAACCACTCAGATGAAATGGCTTGCCAAACTGGGCGATGTGGGATATTCCGCTCTACTTTGGCTGAATAAAATATATAATGCCCGCAGAGTGAAACAAGGCAAACCTTACTATTCACTTTCACAAAGCATCAAGCAGAAAGTAAAATCGGCCGTTTCTTACATATCCGACTTTGAAAAGGAGTTGGTGGATCTTGCAAGGATAAAGCGCTGCAACGGCATTATCTGCGGACACATTCACCATCCTGAAAATACTTATTACAAGGAAATTCATTATCTGAACTCGGGCGACTGGGTGGAAACACTTTCGGCACTTGTGGAAGACAAGGATGGCAACTGGAGTATACGCTATTATGAAGGAGCGTTGATGCAGAATGATATGAATAGTGTGATTGACGAAATAAATATAGCCTCATGA